In Calonectris borealis chromosome Z, bCalBor7.hap1.2, whole genome shotgun sequence, a single genomic region encodes these proteins:
- the SREK1 gene encoding splicing regulatory glutamine/lysine-rich protein 1 isoform X6, giving the protein MMNSGGIGVPLGFPLGPTSVIQVTNLSSAVTSEQMRTLFGFLGDIEELRLYPPDNAPLAFSSKVCYIKFREASSVGVAQHLTNTVFIDRALIVVPCAEGKIPDEAKALSLLAPAPTMTSLMPGAGLLPIPTPTPLTTLGVSLGTLGAIPAAALDPNITALGEIPQPPIMGNVDPSKIDEIRRTVYVGNLNSQTTTADQLLEFFKQVGEVKFVRMAGDETQPTRFAFVEFADQNSVPRALAFNGVMFGDRPLKINHSNNAIVKPPEMTPQAAAKELEEVMKRVREAQSFISAAIEPESGKSSERKGGRSRSHSRSESRSSSKSRSRRKRSHSKHRSRSGNRSLSRHKDRRRSRSPLKKRSRSRERRKSRSRSHSRDKKRDKEKVKEKEKAKEKEKERDRDKEKERDRDRDKDRERERDKERNKEKDRERDKERNKDRERVKDRDRDRDKDKDKDRDRDKDREKEKDKEKEKDREEVDQNKEKEDIEKEGEKDREKIKDKEGDKDKGGDKEKDRDKEKEKDGDKEKEREREKDRDDKKKKEKRSRTPPRSYSSSRRSRSSSRERRKRKSRSPSKSPKTSKTTKRKSSRTPSPRRNKKEKKRERDTNNERRERERSTSKKKSSKEKEGKEKSDKSTTTLKEDCEGLCLATTAVLFMM; this is encoded by the exons CAACGCACCTCTTGCTTTTTCCTCCAAAGTATGTTATATTAAGTTTCGTGAAGCATCGAGTGTTGGTGTGGCCCAGCATCTAACTAACACGGTTTTTATTGACAGAGCTTTGATAGTTGTGCCCTGCGCAGAAG GTAAAATCCCAGATGAAGCCAAAGCCCTTTCTCTGTTGGCGCCTGCTCCTACTATGACAAGCCTGATGCCTGGTGCAGGGTTGCTTCCTATACCTACACCAACCCCTTTGACTACA ctgggtgtTTCACTTGGCACTTTGGGGGCTATACCAGCAGCAGCATTGGACCCTAACATTACGGCACTGGGAGAAATACCACAGCCACCAATTATGGGGAATGTGGATCCATCCAAAATCGATGAAATCAGGAGAACAGTCTATGTGGGAAACTTGAATTCCCAG ACTACGACAGCAGATCAGCTGCTTGAATTCTTTAAGCAAGTTGGAGAAGTCAAATTTGTGCGAATGGCAGGTGATGAGACGCAACCAACACGATTTGCTTTTGTGGAATTTGCAGACCAAAATTCTGTACCTCGAGCTCTTGCCTTTAATGGAGTTATGTTTGGAGACAGGCCACTGAA AATAAATCACTCCAATAATGCAATTGTGAAGCCTCCTGAAATGACACCACAAGCTGCTGCCAAGGAACTGGAAGAAGTGATGAAGAGAGTAAGGGAAGCCCAGTCTTTCATATCTGCTGCTATTGAGCCAG agTCTGGAAAGAGCAGTGAAAGAAAAGGCGGTCGATCTCGTTCCCATTCTCGTTCAGAATCCAGGTCTAGCTCAAAATCCCGATCTAGAAGGAAAAGATCGCACTCAAAACACAG AAGTAGATCTGGCAACAGATCACTCTCAAGACACAAGGACAGACGCAGATCCAGAAGCCCCCTGAAAAAACGGTCTAGATCTAGGGAAAGGCGGAAATCAAGAAGTCGCTCTCATTCTCG GGACaagaagagagacaaagaaaaggtcaaggaaaaagaaaaggccaaagaaaaggagaaagagagagaccgagacaaggagaaggagagagaccGAGACAGAGACAAAGACAGGGAAAGAGAGCgagataaagagagaaacaaggagaaggacagggagagagATAAAGAGCGAAACAAAGATCGAGAGAGAGTCAAAGACAGGGATAGGGACAGGGACAAGGATAAGGacaaagacagggacagggacaaggacagggaaaaggagaaagataaggagaaggaaaaagacagggAAGAAGTAGAccagaacaaggaaaaagaagatattgagaaagaaggagagaaggacagagagaagATCAAGGACAAGGAAGGAGATAAGGACAAAGGAGGGGACAAAGAGAAGgacagagacaaagaaaaggaaaaagatggggATAAGGAGAAGGAGcgagaaagagaaaaagacagagatgataaaaagaagaaagagaagagatcCAGAACACCCCCAAGAAGCTATAGCTCTTCAAGAAGATCTCGTAGCTCCAGCAG AGAAAGGCGTAAAAGGAAGAGTAGAAGTCCCTCCAAGTCTCCTAAAAcatccaaaacaacaaaaagaaagtctTCACGAACTCCTTCTCCACGAAG aaacaagaaagaaaaaaaaagagagagagacacaaataatgaaagaagagaaagagaacgCTCCACCTCcaagaaaaaaagtagtaaagaaaaagagggaaaggagaaatctGATAAAAGCACCACTACTTTGAAG GAAGACTGTGAAGGATTGTGTCTTGCAACAACAGCCGTCTTATTTATGATGT GA
- the SREK1 gene encoding splicing regulatory glutamine/lysine-rich protein 1 isoform X7: MMNSGGIGVPLGFPLGPTSVIQVTNLSSAVTSEQMRTLFGFLGDIEELRLYPPDNAPLAFSSKVCYIKFREASSVGVAQHLTNTVFIDRALIVVPCAEGKIPDEAKALSLLAPAPTMTSLMPGAGLLPIPTPTPLTTLGVSLGTLGAIPAAALDPNITALGEIPQPPIMGNVDPSKIDEIRRTVYVGNLNSQTTTADQLLEFFKQVGEVKFVRMAGDETQPTRFAFVEFADQNSVPRALAFNGVMFGDRPLKINHSNNAIVKPPEMTPQAAAKELEEVMKRVREAQSFISAAIEPESGKSSERKGGRSRSHSRSESRSSSKSRSRRKRSHSKHRSRSGNRSLSRHKDRRRSRSPLKKRSRSRERRKSRSRSHSRDKKRDKEKVKEKEKAKEKEKERDRDKEKERDRDRDKDRERERDKERNKEKDRERDKERNKDRERVKDRDRDRDKDKDKDRDRDKDREKEKDKEKEKDREEVDQNKEKEDIEKEGEKDREKIKDKEGDKDKGGDKEKDRDKEKEKDGDKEKEREREKDRDDKKKKEKRSRTPPRSYSSSRRSRSSSRERRKRKSRSPSKSPKTSKTTKRKSSRTPSPRRNKKEKKRERDTNNERRERERSTSKKKSSKEKEGKEKSDKSTTTLKEDCEGLCLATTAVLFMM, translated from the exons CAACGCACCTCTTGCTTTTTCCTCCAAAGTATGTTATATTAAGTTTCGTGAAGCATCGAGTGTTGGTGTGGCCCAGCATCTAACTAACACGGTTTTTATTGACAGAGCTTTGATAGTTGTGCCCTGCGCAGAAG GTAAAATCCCAGATGAAGCCAAAGCCCTTTCTCTGTTGGCGCCTGCTCCTACTATGACAAGCCTGATGCCTGGTGCAGGGTTGCTTCCTATACCTACACCAACCCCTTTGACTACA ctgggtgtTTCACTTGGCACTTTGGGGGCTATACCAGCAGCAGCATTGGACCCTAACATTACGGCACTGGGAGAAATACCACAGCCACCAATTATGGGGAATGTGGATCCATCCAAAATCGATGAAATCAGGAGAACAGTCTATGTGGGAAACTTGAATTCCCAG ACTACGACAGCAGATCAGCTGCTTGAATTCTTTAAGCAAGTTGGAGAAGTCAAATTTGTGCGAATGGCAGGTGATGAGACGCAACCAACACGATTTGCTTTTGTGGAATTTGCAGACCAAAATTCTGTACCTCGAGCTCTTGCCTTTAATGGAGTTATGTTTGGAGACAGGCCACTGAA AATAAATCACTCCAATAATGCAATTGTGAAGCCTCCTGAAATGACACCACAAGCTGCTGCCAAGGAACTGGAAGAAGTGATGAAGAGAGTAAGGGAAGCCCAGTCTTTCATATCTGCTGCTATTGAGCCAG agTCTGGAAAGAGCAGTGAAAGAAAAGGCGGTCGATCTCGTTCCCATTCTCGTTCAGAATCCAGGTCTAGCTCAAAATCCCGATCTAGAAGGAAAAGATCGCACTCAAAACACAG AAGTAGATCTGGCAACAGATCACTCTCAAGACACAAGGACAGACGCAGATCCAGAAGCCCCCTGAAAAAACGGTCTAGATCTAGGGAAAGGCGGAAATCAAGAAGTCGCTCTCATTCTCG GGACaagaagagagacaaagaaaaggtcaaggaaaaagaaaaggccaaagaaaaggagaaagagagagaccgagacaaggagaaggagagagaccGAGACAGAGACAAAGACAGGGAAAGAGAGCgagataaagagagaaacaaggagaaggacagggagagagATAAAGAGCGAAACAAAGATCGAGAGAGAGTCAAAGACAGGGATAGGGACAGGGACAAGGATAAGGacaaagacagggacagggacaaggacagggaaaaggagaaagataaggagaaggaaaaagacagggAAGAAGTAGAccagaacaaggaaaaagaagatattgagaaagaaggagagaaggacagagagaagATCAAGGACAAGGAAGGAGATAAGGACAAAGGAGGGGACAAAGAGAAGgacagagacaaagaaaaggaaaaagatggggATAAGGAGAAGGAGcgagaaagagaaaaagacagagatgataaaaagaagaaagagaagagatcCAGAACACCCCCAAGAAGCTATAGCTCTTCAAGAAGATCTCGTAGCTCCAGCAG AGAAAGGCGTAAAAGGAAGAGTAGAAGTCCCTCCAAGTCTCCTAAAAcatccaaaacaacaaaaagaaagtctTCACGAACTCCTTCTCCACGAAG aaacaagaaagaaaaaaaaagagagagagacacaaataatgaaagaagagaaagagaacgCTCCACCTCcaagaaaaaaagtagtaaagaaaaagagggaaaggagaaatctGATAAAAGCACCACTACTTTGAAG GAAGACTGTGAAGGATTGTGTCTTGCAACAACAGCCGTCTTATTTATGATGT
- the SREK1 gene encoding splicing regulatory glutamine/lysine-rich protein 1 isoform X3 → MMNSGGIGVPLGFPLGPTSVIQVTNLSSAVTSEQMRTLFGFLGDIEELRLYPPDNAPLAFSSKVCYIKFREASSVGVAQHLTNTVFIDRALIVVPCAEGKIPDEAKALSLLAPAPTMTSLMPGAGLLPIPTPTPLTTLGVSLGTLGAIPAAALDPNITALGEIPQPPIMGNVDPSKIDEIRRTVYVGNLNSQTTTADQLLEFFKQVGEVKFVRMAGDETQPTRFAFVEFADQNSVPRALAFNGVMFGDRPLKINHSNNAIVKPPEMTPQAAAKELEEVMKRVREAQSFISAAIEPESGKSSERKGGRSRSHSRSESRSSSKSRSRRKRSHSKHRSRSGNRSLSRHKDRRRSRSPLKKRSRSRERRKSRSRSHSRDKKRDKEKVKEKEKAKEKEKERDRDKEKERDRDRDKDRERERDKERNKEKDRERDKERNKDRERVKDRDRDRDKDKDKDRDRDKDREKEKDKEKEKDREEVDQNKEKEDIEKEGEKDREKIKDKEGDKDKGGDKEKDRDKEKEKDGDKEKEREREKDRDDKKKKEKRSRTPPRSYSSSRRSRSSSRERRKRKSRSPSKSPKTSKTTKRKSSRTPSPRRNKKEKKRERDTNNERRERERSTSKKKSSKEKEGKEKSDKSTTTLKDKDHTKEDQNSETDKEVDNRDTQRTDEVKLQQNGNCQPNEENLSIKMEEV, encoded by the exons CAACGCACCTCTTGCTTTTTCCTCCAAAGTATGTTATATTAAGTTTCGTGAAGCATCGAGTGTTGGTGTGGCCCAGCATCTAACTAACACGGTTTTTATTGACAGAGCTTTGATAGTTGTGCCCTGCGCAGAAG GTAAAATCCCAGATGAAGCCAAAGCCCTTTCTCTGTTGGCGCCTGCTCCTACTATGACAAGCCTGATGCCTGGTGCAGGGTTGCTTCCTATACCTACACCAACCCCTTTGACTACA ctgggtgtTTCACTTGGCACTTTGGGGGCTATACCAGCAGCAGCATTGGACCCTAACATTACGGCACTGGGAGAAATACCACAGCCACCAATTATGGGGAATGTGGATCCATCCAAAATCGATGAAATCAGGAGAACAGTCTATGTGGGAAACTTGAATTCCCAG ACTACGACAGCAGATCAGCTGCTTGAATTCTTTAAGCAAGTTGGAGAAGTCAAATTTGTGCGAATGGCAGGTGATGAGACGCAACCAACACGATTTGCTTTTGTGGAATTTGCAGACCAAAATTCTGTACCTCGAGCTCTTGCCTTTAATGGAGTTATGTTTGGAGACAGGCCACTGAA AATAAATCACTCCAATAATGCAATTGTGAAGCCTCCTGAAATGACACCACAAGCTGCTGCCAAGGAACTGGAAGAAGTGATGAAGAGAGTAAGGGAAGCCCAGTCTTTCATATCTGCTGCTATTGAGCCAG agTCTGGAAAGAGCAGTGAAAGAAAAGGCGGTCGATCTCGTTCCCATTCTCGTTCAGAATCCAGGTCTAGCTCAAAATCCCGATCTAGAAGGAAAAGATCGCACTCAAAACACAG AAGTAGATCTGGCAACAGATCACTCTCAAGACACAAGGACAGACGCAGATCCAGAAGCCCCCTGAAAAAACGGTCTAGATCTAGGGAAAGGCGGAAATCAAGAAGTCGCTCTCATTCTCG GGACaagaagagagacaaagaaaaggtcaaggaaaaagaaaaggccaaagaaaaggagaaagagagagaccgagacaaggagaaggagagagaccGAGACAGAGACAAAGACAGGGAAAGAGAGCgagataaagagagaaacaaggagaaggacagggagagagATAAAGAGCGAAACAAAGATCGAGAGAGAGTCAAAGACAGGGATAGGGACAGGGACAAGGATAAGGacaaagacagggacagggacaaggacagggaaaaggagaaagataaggagaaggaaaaagacagggAAGAAGTAGAccagaacaaggaaaaagaagatattgagaaagaaggagagaaggacagagagaagATCAAGGACAAGGAAGGAGATAAGGACAAAGGAGGGGACAAAGAGAAGgacagagacaaagaaaaggaaaaagatggggATAAGGAGAAGGAGcgagaaagagaaaaagacagagatgataaaaagaagaaagagaagagatcCAGAACACCCCCAAGAAGCTATAGCTCTTCAAGAAGATCTCGTAGCTCCAGCAG AGAAAGGCGTAAAAGGAAGAGTAGAAGTCCCTCCAAGTCTCCTAAAAcatccaaaacaacaaaaagaaagtctTCACGAACTCCTTCTCCACGAAG aaacaagaaagaaaaaaaaagagagagagacacaaataatgaaagaagagaaagagaacgCTCCACCTCcaagaaaaaaagtagtaaagaaaaagagggaaaggagaaatctGATAAAAGCACCACTACTTTGAAG GACAAAGATCACACTAAAGAGGATCAGAATTCAGAAACTGACAAGGAAGTAGACAACAGGGACACACAAAGGACAGATGAAGTCAAACTACAACAGAATGGGAACTGTCAACCAAATGAAGAAAACCTCTCAATTAAAATGGAAGAGGTTTAA